Proteins encoded together in one Priestia aryabhattai window:
- a CDS encoding FadR/GntR family transcriptional regulator, protein MEYKRIKPKKIYEEVAETLLENIKEGSLKPGDRLDSVQQLAENFQVGRSAIREALSALRAMGLLEMKQGEGTFVREFDSDMLSLPVTSAVLMNKNDIEHLLEVRKVLEIGAVRAAAQKRTDTDLEQLSNSLEQMKGAFGNEELGEKADFAFHLAIAKASQNPLLVKLMNNVSEMMIETMKETRRIWLYAEEKTAERIYKEHQQIYEAILSQHAEDAQRFMMSHLDNVEHVLMKYIPEEK, encoded by the coding sequence AGAAGTAGCCGAAACGCTTCTTGAGAATATAAAAGAAGGCAGCTTGAAACCTGGAGACCGTTTGGATTCAGTGCAGCAGCTAGCGGAAAACTTTCAGGTAGGACGCTCAGCTATTCGTGAAGCTCTTAGTGCTTTGCGGGCGATGGGGCTGCTGGAGATGAAGCAAGGAGAAGGAACGTTTGTACGCGAATTTGACTCAGATATGCTGTCTTTGCCTGTAACTAGCGCTGTATTAATGAATAAAAACGATATTGAACATTTGCTTGAAGTGAGAAAAGTATTAGAAATTGGAGCTGTTCGAGCGGCAGCTCAAAAGAGAACAGATACGGACCTCGAACAGCTGTCTAATAGTCTGGAACAAATGAAAGGAGCGTTTGGCAATGAAGAACTGGGAGAGAAAGCAGATTTTGCTTTTCATTTAGCCATTGCCAAAGCCTCGCAAAACCCTCTTTTGGTGAAGCTTATGAATAACGTATCAGAAATGATGATTGAAACGATGAAAGAGACAAGACGCATCTGGCTTTACGCAGAAGAGAAAACGGCTGAACGGATTTATAAAGAGCATCAGCAAATTTATGAGGCTATTCTCTCTCAGCATGCAGAAGACGCTCAGCGTTTTATGATGAGTCATCTTGACAATGTTGAACATGTACTAATGAAATACATACCGGAAGAAAAATAA
- a CDS encoding nicotinate phosphoribosyltransferase, whose protein sequence is MKKQYRDDSLALHTDLYELNMAHTYFKDHIHKRRSVFEAYFRRMPFESGYAVFAGLERVIDFIANFRFSETDLDYLYEELHYEAEFIDYLKQVRFSGNIRSVVEGEMIFANEPMLQIDAPLAEAQLIETPLLNILNFHPLIATKASRIRLAAGEDNLYEHTGTNQLMEFGSRRAHELDAAFYGARAAYIGGFDATSNVRAGKVFGIPVSGTHAHALVQVYRDEYSAFKKYAESHRNCIFLVDTYNTLKSGIPNAIKVAKEMGDRINFIGIRLDSGRLPYLSQEARKMLDEAGYHDVKIFASNDLDEYSILDLKAQGAKIDGWGVGTKLMTSFDQPALGAVYKLVSIENDYGNMVDTIKLSENPEKISTPGLKEVYRIVNQVNHKWEGDYITMQDEVPNEEQHLKMFHPIHTHVSKFVTNFNARKIHQPIFTQGKLVYEQPTIEEMRAYCLQNLKHLWDDYKVITKSNEDVFRPTEYPVDLSTNCWDNKMQNIEETRSKLLSDTVLV, encoded by the coding sequence ATGAAAAAGCAATATAGAGATGATAGTTTAGCTTTGCATACAGATTTATACGAACTGAATATGGCGCATACGTATTTTAAAGACCACATTCATAAACGTCGTTCTGTATTTGAAGCTTACTTTCGTCGGATGCCGTTTGAAAGCGGTTATGCGGTGTTTGCCGGGCTAGAAAGAGTAATTGATTTTATTGCTAATTTTAGGTTTAGCGAAACGGATTTAGATTATTTATATGAAGAATTGCATTATGAAGCAGAGTTTATCGACTATTTAAAACAAGTTCGATTTAGCGGTAATATTCGTTCGGTCGTAGAAGGCGAAATGATTTTTGCTAATGAACCAATGCTGCAAATTGACGCTCCTTTAGCAGAAGCGCAGCTTATTGAAACGCCGCTTTTAAATATTTTAAATTTCCATCCGCTGATTGCGACAAAAGCATCGCGTATTCGCTTAGCGGCGGGAGAAGATAATTTATATGAGCATACGGGTACGAATCAGCTTATGGAATTTGGTTCAAGAAGAGCACATGAGCTAGATGCCGCTTTTTACGGGGCAAGGGCTGCTTATATTGGAGGCTTTGACGCAACCAGTAATGTAAGAGCGGGAAAAGTATTTGGAATCCCCGTGTCCGGCACTCACGCTCACGCCCTTGTTCAAGTCTATCGTGACGAGTATAGTGCGTTTAAAAAGTATGCGGAATCGCACCGTAACTGTATCTTTTTAGTAGATACATATAATACATTAAAATCAGGTATTCCAAATGCTATTAAAGTAGCAAAAGAAATGGGAGATCGCATTAATTTTATCGGTATTCGGTTAGATAGCGGAAGACTTCCATATCTTTCTCAAGAGGCAAGAAAAATGCTTGATGAAGCTGGCTATCATGATGTGAAAATTTTTGCTTCGAATGATCTCGATGAGTACAGCATTCTAGATTTGAAAGCGCAAGGTGCCAAAATTGATGGATGGGGAGTTGGAACAAAACTCATGACATCTTTTGATCAGCCTGCGCTAGGAGCTGTGTACAAGCTGGTTTCCATTGAAAATGATTATGGAAACATGGTGGATACAATTAAGCTGTCAGAAAATCCAGAGAAAATTTCAACTCCTGGTCTAAAAGAGGTATACCGAATTGTAAATCAAGTGAATCACAAATGGGAAGGCGATTATATTACGATGCAAGACGAAGTGCCGAATGAAGAGCAGCACTTAAAAATGTTTCATCCTATTCACACGCACGTCAGCAAGTTTGTCACGAACTTTAACGCACGTAAAATTCACCAGCCAATCTTTACACAGGGAAAGCTTGTGTACGAACAGCCTACAATTGAAGAAATGAGAGCCTACTGCTTACAAAATTTAAAGCATCTATGGGATGACTACAAGGTCATTACAAAATCGAACGAAGATGTATTTCGTCCTACAGAGTATCCAGTAGACTTGAGTACAAACTGCTGGGATAACAAAATGCAAAATATCGAAGAGACTAGAAGCAAGTTACTATCTGATACAGTGCTTGTGTAG
- the nadE gene encoding ammonia-dependent NAD(+) synthetase, translated as MKELQKQIIEEMNVQKEINPVEEIRRSVDFLKSYMNKYPFLRSFVLGISGGQDSTLTGKLAQLAVNELNEEAGEDRYQFIAVRLPYGVQADEADCQDALAFIQPTKSISINVKPAVDAMLSAVEEAAGDKVSDFNKGNVKARERMIAQYTVAGMYSGVVLGTDHSAEAVTGFYTKFGDGGADLVPIFRLNKRQGKQMLKELGCPEHLYMKKPTADLEEDRPQLPDEEALGVTYEQIDDYLEGKDVGEHASNVIEGHFLKTQHKRQLPITVFDDFWK; from the coding sequence ATGAAAGAGCTACAAAAGCAAATTATTGAAGAAATGAACGTGCAAAAAGAAATTAATCCTGTAGAAGAAATTCGCCGCAGCGTTGATTTTCTGAAATCCTACATGAACAAATATCCTTTTTTACGTTCGTTTGTACTAGGGATTTCCGGCGGTCAAGATTCTACTTTAACTGGAAAGTTGGCACAACTAGCGGTTAATGAGTTAAATGAAGAAGCCGGAGAAGATCGCTATCAGTTTATTGCTGTTCGTCTTCCATACGGTGTGCAAGCAGATGAAGCAGACTGTCAAGATGCACTTGCTTTTATTCAACCAACAAAATCTATTTCTATTAACGTAAAACCAGCAGTAGATGCCATGCTTTCTGCTGTTGAAGAAGCGGCAGGCGATAAAGTATCCGACTTCAACAAAGGAAACGTAAAAGCACGTGAACGAATGATTGCGCAATATACGGTAGCGGGCATGTACAGTGGAGTAGTACTCGGAACGGATCACTCTGCTGAAGCTGTTACAGGATTTTATACAAAATTCGGTGACGGAGGAGCTGACTTAGTACCTATCTTCCGTCTGAACAAGCGACAAGGAAAACAAATGCTAAAAGAATTAGGCTGTCCAGAGCATCTATATATGAAAAAACCAACGGCTGATTTGGAAGAAGATCGTCCACAGCTTCCGGATGAAGAAGCGCTTGGCGTAACGTATGAGCAAATCGACGATTATTTAGAAGGCAAAGATGTAGGTGAACATGCAAGTAACGTAATTGAAGGTCACTTCTTAAAAACGCAGCATAAACGCCAATTGCCAATCACAGTATTTGATGATTTTTGGAAATAA
- a CDS encoding (Fe-S)-binding protein: protein MKVSLFATCLIDMFQTNVGKATVELLERLGCEVDFPKSQVCCGQPAYNSGYVKESKEAMKNMIKAFENAEYVVSPSGSCVTMFKEYPHLFKGDAAWYEPAVKLANKTYELTDFIVNVLKVEDVGASLNGKATYHSSCHMTRLLNVKKEPFTLLNNVKGLEMENLENSHNCCGFGGTFSVKMGQISEQMVDEKVGCIAKTNAEYLIGADCGCLMNIGGRIERKGQPVKVMHIAEVLNSRM from the coding sequence ATGAAAGTATCTTTATTTGCGACATGTTTGATTGATATGTTTCAAACAAATGTAGGAAAAGCTACGGTAGAATTGTTAGAACGATTAGGATGCGAAGTGGATTTTCCAAAGAGTCAAGTATGCTGCGGGCAGCCTGCGTATAACAGCGGTTATGTAAAAGAATCAAAAGAAGCGATGAAAAACATGATAAAAGCGTTTGAAAATGCAGAGTACGTTGTATCTCCGTCTGGCTCGTGTGTGACAATGTTCAAAGAGTATCCCCATCTTTTTAAAGGTGATGCTGCATGGTATGAGCCTGCCGTGAAGCTTGCTAATAAAACGTATGAGCTAACGGATTTTATTGTAAACGTTTTAAAAGTTGAAGATGTAGGAGCCAGTTTAAATGGTAAAGCTACTTATCATTCTTCTTGTCATATGACGCGTTTGCTAAACGTAAAAAAAGAACCTTTTACACTATTAAACAATGTAAAGGGTCTTGAAATGGAGAACCTTGAAAACAGTCATAACTGCTGCGGATTTGGCGGGACGTTTTCGGTTAAGATGGGGCAAATCTCTGAACAAATGGTAGATGAAAAAGTAGGCTGTATAGCTAAGACAAACGCAGAGTACTTAATTGGAGCTGACTGCGGCTGTCTTATGAATATTGGAGGAAGAATTGAACGAAAAGGACAGCCTGTAAAAGTTATGCATATCGCTGAAGTGTTAAATAGCAGAATGTAA
- a CDS encoding LutB/LldF family L-lactate oxidation iron-sulfur protein, with translation MSMKIGNDQFKKRVDDGVNNAFMRFAVSGAQERLRSRRLDAAEELGNWEEWRALGEEIRQHTLENLDYYLEQLTDNVAKRGGHVFFAQTSEEANEYIKNVARQKQAKKVVKSKSMVTEEIHMNAALEELGCEVIETDLGEYILQVDDHDPPSHIVAPALHKNKEQIRDVFQEKLSYKKTEKPEELALHAREMLRKEFLSADIGITGCNFAIAESGSISLVTNEGNARLTTALPKTQITVMGMERIVPTFEEFEVLVSLLTRSAVGQRLTSYVTALTGPRLPGEVDGPEEFHLVIVDNGRSAILGTEFQSVLQCIRCAACVNVCPVYRHIGGHSYGSIYSGPIGAVLSPLLGGYEDYKELPYASTLCAACTDACPVKIPLHELLHKHRQRIVEKEGKAPISEKLAMKAFGLGAASSSLYTVGAKVAPAALTPFMSGSSISKGPGPLKAWTESREFPAPTKERLRDWFDKRSDDNERKHSK, from the coding sequence ATGTCTATGAAAATAGGAAACGATCAGTTTAAAAAACGCGTGGATGATGGAGTCAATAATGCGTTTATGCGCTTTGCGGTTTCAGGGGCTCAAGAGCGCTTAAGAAGCCGTAGATTAGATGCGGCAGAAGAGTTAGGAAACTGGGAAGAATGGAGAGCTCTTGGCGAAGAAATCCGTCAGCATACGCTTGAAAATTTAGATTACTATTTAGAGCAGCTCACTGATAATGTAGCTAAACGCGGAGGCCACGTTTTTTTCGCTCAAACATCTGAAGAAGCGAATGAGTACATAAAAAATGTAGCGAGGCAAAAACAAGCAAAGAAAGTGGTTAAATCCAAGTCAATGGTTACAGAAGAAATTCATATGAACGCTGCTTTAGAAGAATTAGGCTGTGAAGTCATTGAAACGGATTTAGGAGAATATATTCTGCAAGTAGATGATCACGATCCGCCTTCTCATATCGTAGCACCTGCACTTCATAAAAATAAAGAACAAATTAGAGATGTATTTCAGGAAAAGCTTTCTTATAAAAAAACAGAAAAACCTGAAGAACTAGCACTTCATGCTCGGGAAATGCTGCGAAAAGAATTTTTATCAGCAGATATTGGCATCACAGGATGTAATTTTGCTATTGCAGAATCTGGATCTATTTCACTTGTGACCAATGAAGGAAATGCAAGGCTAACGACAGCCCTTCCTAAAACGCAAATTACGGTTATGGGAATGGAAAGAATTGTGCCAACATTTGAAGAGTTTGAAGTGTTGGTAAGCCTATTAACTAGAAGTGCAGTAGGTCAGCGGCTTACAAGTTACGTAACGGCACTTACAGGACCTAGACTTCCAGGAGAAGTGGATGGACCGGAAGAGTTTCACCTAGTGATTGTGGATAACGGACGATCTGCTATTTTAGGCACTGAGTTTCAATCTGTTTTACAGTGTATTCGCTGTGCGGCATGTGTGAATGTATGTCCTGTATATCGCCATATCGGAGGGCATTCCTATGGATCTATTTATTCAGGTCCAATCGGGGCTGTATTATCTCCTTTGCTTGGAGGCTATGAAGATTACAAAGAGCTTCCATATGCCTCAACGTTATGCGCAGCCTGTACAGATGCCTGTCCAGTCAAAATTCCGCTGCATGAGCTATTACACAAGCACCGTCAGCGAATTGTCGAAAAAGAAGGAAAAGCACCTATTTCAGAAAAGCTGGCGATGAAAGCATTTGGCTTGGGAGCAGCTTCTTCTTCACTATATACAGTGGGTGCTAAAGTAGCACCGGCAGCTCTTACTCCTTTTATGTCAGGAAGCAGTATTTCCAAAGGGCCTGGTCCATTAAAAGCGTGGACAGAAAGCAGAGAGTTTCCAGCGCCTACAAAAGAGCGCTTGCGAGATTGGTTTGATAAAAGGAGTGATGATAATGAACGGAAGCATTCAAAATAG
- a CDS encoding LutC/YkgG family protein: protein MNGSIQNRDSFLDNIAANLKRSRRTSGVVKPEWKHAPQHEVYRNYSSDQLKKELESHCERIHTRYVETSSQHLPAALEEAVANYGNGLVCTWNDPRFSEYGLNPLMEKWETNCNLHVWNSVKGDENIKLAEQANVGITFSDLTLAESGTVVLFSSAAKGRAVSLLPATYIAIIPQSSIVPRMTQAAEIIHEKVERGETIASCINFITGPSNSADIEMNLVVGVHGPIQATYIVVNDR from the coding sequence ATGAACGGAAGCATTCAAAATAGAGACAGTTTTTTAGATAATATTGCTGCTAATCTTAAGCGAAGCAGGCGAACAAGCGGCGTAGTAAAGCCCGAATGGAAGCATGCTCCTCAACATGAGGTCTACCGCAATTATTCGTCGGATCAATTAAAGAAAGAGCTTGAAAGCCACTGCGAACGTATTCATACTCGCTATGTAGAAACCTCATCACAACACTTACCAGCTGCGCTTGAGGAAGCCGTAGCGAACTATGGAAATGGTCTTGTCTGCACGTGGAATGATCCTAGGTTCTCCGAATATGGATTGAATCCGCTGATGGAGAAATGGGAAACAAACTGTAACCTTCACGTATGGAATTCAGTAAAAGGCGATGAGAATATTAAACTAGCTGAACAAGCAAACGTCGGCATCACATTCAGTGATTTGACGCTAGCGGAATCTGGAACAGTTGTTTTGTTTAGCAGTGCTGCAAAAGGACGAGCGGTAAGTTTGCTGCCCGCCACTTATATTGCAATCATACCTCAAAGCTCAATTGTCCCTCGCATGACACAAGCCGCTGAAATTATCCATGAAAAAGTAGAGCGAGGAGAAACGATTGCTTCTTGCATTAACTTTATTACGGGACCGAGCAATTCAGCTGATATTGAAATGAATTTAGTAGTTGGTGTGCATGGACCTATTCAAGCCACTTATATTGTAGTGAATGATCGATAA
- a CDS encoding PAS domain S-box protein yields MSPHRELTSEAEQKQRGELQQLRAIFNDVLDAIVVFDEYFQVINANESACRLFEKTKDELLTYQMKDFLMYFPYDMIEAYYPALLEESYFKYEGAMTLRSGMMKHVEFTSHKHSHMSGITVCTFRDITQHKMMENERFISHHMFMDVFNEAVDGIVIFDRTGQLIDANPSFCERLNYTRAQLLTKTLEELVEPTYHYKVKKLWRTLHQEGKTSGELPIRLENGDVTFFEFTTTANIYSQYYMSIMRDVTEKRLMEQQLLRSEKNFRAIFENAIEAILIWRDDGKILNANLASSRTFELPLNKLIGSNLYTFIDTKSFSALKVLQTFQTKGEIRNQLPFYMPNGEIKQLEFTGKKGIIEGDHLTIFRNISERTKIEQELRNNEEKFRQIFNGSIDGLVLWDGKRNIIDVNSSLCDILELSKEEICAHSMEDFISSANLDAVIEHKETIEQKGEAEGEITYVTGNEKVKNIEFSTKKDILPGLYMTLLRDVTERNQMQEQIRKSDTLQVVGQLAAGIAHEIRNPMTALKGFVQLLESSIQEDHSLYFDIIKSELKRIETIITEFLVLAKPQAVKFEKKNLDAVVKETIDLLNAQALLENIQFELSVSPQLPMVYCEPNQIKQVLINVIKNAIEVTSNGGRIFIEVYSTEPGYVTVSVRDQGDGMPEERIKRLGEPFYTTKEKGTGLGLMVSYKIIEEHKGRIEVESKIGEGTAFHVILPA; encoded by the coding sequence ATGTCACCACACAGAGAATTAACATCTGAAGCTGAGCAAAAGCAGCGAGGTGAATTACAGCAGCTACGAGCTATTTTTAATGACGTATTAGATGCCATTGTCGTATTTGATGAGTATTTTCAAGTTATAAATGCGAATGAATCAGCCTGCAGGCTGTTTGAAAAAACAAAGGATGAGCTATTAACGTATCAAATGAAAGATTTTCTTATGTATTTTCCGTATGACATGATTGAAGCGTATTATCCAGCACTTTTAGAAGAAAGCTATTTCAAATATGAAGGCGCGATGACGCTTCGAAGCGGCATGATGAAACATGTTGAATTTACTTCACACAAACATAGTCACATGTCGGGTATTACTGTGTGTACATTTCGAGATATTACGCAGCACAAGATGATGGAAAATGAACGGTTTATTAGTCATCATATGTTTATGGATGTATTTAATGAAGCGGTAGACGGAATTGTCATTTTTGATCGAACTGGTCAGCTTATCGACGCGAACCCTTCATTTTGCGAACGGTTAAATTATACAAGAGCACAGCTTCTAACCAAAACATTAGAAGAGCTTGTAGAACCTACTTATCATTATAAGGTGAAAAAACTATGGAGAACTCTGCATCAAGAAGGCAAGACAAGCGGAGAGCTACCGATCAGGCTCGAAAATGGAGACGTCACTTTTTTTGAATTTACCACAACGGCTAATATATACAGTCAATACTATATGTCCATTATGAGAGACGTGACGGAAAAACGGCTGATGGAGCAGCAGCTGTTGAGAAGCGAAAAAAACTTCAGGGCTATTTTTGAAAATGCCATTGAAGCGATTTTGATTTGGAGAGACGATGGTAAAATCTTGAACGCTAATCTCGCTTCTTCGCGTACATTCGAGCTGCCGTTAAACAAATTGATTGGAAGCAATTTGTATACGTTTATCGATACCAAAAGTTTTAGTGCGTTAAAGGTGCTCCAAACGTTTCAAACAAAAGGAGAAATTCGCAATCAGCTTCCTTTTTACATGCCAAATGGAGAAATCAAACAGTTGGAATTCACAGGGAAAAAAGGCATTATAGAAGGAGACCATTTAACCATTTTTCGAAACATCAGTGAACGTACAAAAATCGAACAGGAGCTTCGGAATAACGAAGAGAAATTCAGACAGATTTTTAATGGTTCGATCGATGGGCTAGTTTTATGGGACGGCAAGCGAAATATTATTGATGTGAATTCTTCTCTTTGTGATATTCTAGAACTCAGCAAAGAGGAGATTTGTGCGCACTCCATGGAAGATTTTATTTCTTCAGCGAATTTAGACGCGGTTATTGAGCATAAAGAAACGATTGAGCAAAAAGGAGAAGCTGAAGGAGAGATTACGTACGTTACGGGGAATGAAAAAGTTAAAAACATCGAATTCTCTACGAAAAAAGATATCTTGCCAGGTCTATATATGACGCTTTTAAGAGACGTAACGGAACGAAATCAAATGCAGGAGCAGATTCGGAAATCGGATACGCTTCAAGTAGTCGGACAGCTAGCAGCTGGGATTGCGCATGAAATCCGCAACCCGATGACCGCTTTAAAAGGGTTTGTTCAGCTGTTAGAAAGTAGCATTCAAGAAGATCACTCTCTTTATTTTGATATTATTAAGTCCGAATTAAAAAGAATTGAAACCATTATTACAGAGTTTCTAGTACTCGCTAAGCCACAGGCCGTAAAGTTTGAAAAGAAAAATCTAGATGCGGTTGTTAAAGAAACGATTGATTTATTAAATGCTCAAGCGCTTTTAGAAAATATTCAGTTTGAACTAAGTGTGTCTCCTCAGCTGCCAATGGTGTACTGCGAGCCAAATCAAATTAAGCAAGTATTAATAAATGTAATTAAAAATGCAATTGAAGTCACGTCAAACGGGGGAAGAATTTTTATTGAAGTCTACTCCACAGAGCCGGGTTACGTAACGGTCTCCGTTCGAGATCAAGGAGATGGAATGCCCGAGGAGCGCATCAAGCGCTTAGGAGAACCATTTTATACAACAAAAGAAAAAGGAACGGGACTCGGTTTGATGGTGTCATATAAAATTATCGAAGAACATAAAGGGCGAATTGAAGTGGAAAGCAAAATAGGAGAAGGAACAGCTTTTCATGTTATTCTTCCAGCCTAA
- a CDS encoding methylated-DNA--[protein]-cysteine S-methyltransferase, with product MYYGEMNLFSDLKIYIVASEKGVQHILFASDDHNEQLKELVHDENYHHVKEAKRQLQDYAEGRTLTFDLPLDIKGTDFQKEVWLTLKHIPYGQTWSYSDVAESVNRSKAVRAVGQANRRNPLPIILPCHRVIGKNGALTGYAGSQTHIKEKLLMLERNVAKGAL from the coding sequence ATGTACTATGGAGAAATGAACTTATTTTCTGATTTAAAAATTTATATTGTAGCCTCGGAAAAAGGGGTTCAACATATTTTATTTGCCAGCGATGATCATAATGAGCAGCTTAAAGAACTTGTCCATGATGAGAATTATCACCATGTGAAAGAAGCGAAGCGACAGCTGCAGGATTATGCTGAAGGGCGCACGCTAACATTTGATTTGCCTTTGGATATAAAAGGGACAGACTTTCAAAAAGAAGTGTGGTTAACGCTTAAACATATACCTTATGGACAAACGTGGTCTTATAGTGATGTAGCGGAGTCTGTTAATCGCTCTAAAGCCGTAAGGGCTGTGGGACAAGCGAATCGTCGAAATCCATTGCCTATTATTTTGCCTTGTCACCGTGTGATTGGTAAAAATGGAGCTTTAACAGGTTATGCAGGTTCACAAACTCATATAAAAGAGAAACTATTAATGCTTGAAAGAAATGTAGCAAAAGGCGCTCTATAG
- the mtnA gene encoding S-methyl-5-thioribose-1-phosphate isomerase produces MTNTLSLPRSVEWNESYITLLDQQQLPGKVEYIKLQTIKDVWDAITTLKVRGAPAIGITAAFGLALSALSYDTDSVNEFNKKLARDQQYLASSRPTAVNLFWALERVAKSAESASSVNEAKTKVVHEAIQIQVEDEETCYRIGDHALSLFKKKDKIMTICNAGSIATAYYGTALAPFHLSKQRDIPLEVFACETRPVLQGSRLTAWELQQSGVDVTLITDNMAAHTIKTKGINGIIVGADRIAANGDTANKIGTYGLALLAKAFGIPFYVAAPQSTFDLSIQNGSSIPIEERSPKEVTHIGDTQIAPDGISVYNPAFDVTPSELITAIITEHGIIHSPSSESIQKVLLQSAQ; encoded by the coding sequence ATGACAAATACACTATCACTTCCGCGCTCAGTGGAATGGAATGAATCATATATTACTTTATTAGATCAGCAGCAGCTGCCTGGCAAAGTCGAGTATATTAAGCTGCAAACCATTAAAGACGTATGGGATGCTATCACTACCTTGAAAGTACGCGGAGCCCCTGCAATTGGCATTACGGCGGCTTTTGGTCTCGCTCTTTCTGCGCTTAGCTATGACACAGATTCAGTCAATGAATTTAACAAAAAGCTAGCTCGTGATCAACAGTATTTAGCCAGTTCACGCCCTACTGCCGTCAATTTATTTTGGGCACTAGAACGCGTAGCGAAAAGCGCTGAATCCGCTTCGTCCGTTAATGAAGCTAAAACAAAAGTTGTTCATGAAGCCATTCAAATTCAAGTAGAAGATGAAGAAACGTGCTACCGAATTGGAGATCATGCTCTTTCTTTATTTAAAAAGAAAGATAAAATCATGACAATATGTAATGCTGGTTCAATTGCTACAGCTTATTATGGAACAGCATTAGCACCTTTTCACTTGTCTAAGCAGCGCGATATTCCACTTGAAGTATTCGCCTGTGAAACAAGACCTGTTCTTCAAGGTTCTCGTTTAACAGCATGGGAACTTCAGCAGTCGGGAGTGGACGTTACGCTGATTACGGATAATATGGCCGCTCATACAATTAAAACAAAAGGGATTAATGGGATTATTGTAGGAGCTGACCGCATTGCAGCGAATGGCGATACGGCTAACAAAATTGGAACGTACGGACTTGCTCTTTTAGCGAAAGCATTCGGTATTCCATTTTACGTAGCAGCGCCGCAGTCTACATTTGATTTATCTATTCAAAACGGAAGCAGCATCCCTATTGAAGAACGTTCGCCTAAAGAAGTAACGCACATTGGAGATACGCAAATTGCTCCAGACGGAATCTCTGTGTACAATCCAGCTTTTGATGTGACGCCAAGCGAACTGATTACAGCCATTATTACAGAGCATGGAATTATCCATTCCCCGTCTTCTGAATCAATTCAAAAAGTTTTGCTGCAATCTGCTCAATAA